Proteins found in one Oryza glaberrima chromosome 4, OglaRS2, whole genome shotgun sequence genomic segment:
- the LOC127772197 gene encoding uncharacterized protein LOC127772197, producing MLLAKPHLSSSSFLPSTRVSSPAPGPNHAKPIAASPAPRRCLRLAVTSAAAPAASSAEAAAALSRVDVLSEALPFIQRFKGKTVVVKYGGAAMKSPELQASVIRDLVLLSCVGLHPVLVHGGGPEINSWLLRVGVEPQFRNGLRVTDALTMEVVEMVLVGKVNKHLVSLINLAGGTAVGLCGKDARLLTARPSPNAAALGFVGEVSRVDATVLHPIIASGHIPVIATVAADETGQAYNINADTAAGEIAAAVGAEKLLLLTDVSGILADRNDPGSLVKEIDIAGVRQMVADGQVAGGMIPKVECCVRALAQGVHTASIIDGRVPHSLLLEILTDEGTGTMITG from the coding sequence atgctcctCGCGAAgccccacctctcctcctcctctttcctcCCATCCACGCGGGTGTCTAGCCCCGCTCCGGGTCCCAACCACGCAAAGCCCatcgccgcctctcccgcccCTCGACGCTGCCTCCGTCTCGCCGTCAcatccgccgcggcgccggctgcttcgtcggcggaggcggcggcggcgctgagccGCGTGGATGTGCTCTCAGAGGCGCTCCCCTTCATCCAGCGCTTCAAGGGGAAGACCGTGGTGGTGAAgtacggcggcgcggcgatgaaGTCGCCGGAGCTCCAGGCTTCGGTGATCCGCGACCTGGTCCTCCTCTCGTGCGTCGGCCTCCATCCCGTGctcgtccacggcggcggccccgAGATCAACTCCTGGCTGCtccgcgtcggcgtcgagccGCAGTTCCGGAACGGCCTCCGCGTCACTGACGCGCTCACCATGGAGGTCGTCGAGATGGTGCTCGTCGGCAAGGTCAACAAGCACCTCGTCTCCCTCATCAACCTCGCGGGCGGAACCGCCGTAGGTCTCTGTGGCAAGGACGCTCGCCTCCTcaccgcgcgcccctccccgaACGCAGCGGCCCTCGGCTTCGTCGGCGAGGTCTCGCGCGTGGACGCCACCGTCCTCCACCCAATCATCGCCTCCGGTCACATCCCGGTCATCGCCACTGTGGCCGCCGACGAGACCGGGCAGGCCTACAACATCAACGCTgacacggcggccggcgagatcGCCGCCGCGGTCGGCGCGGAGAAGCTGTTGCTGCTCACAGATGTGTCTGGAATTCTGGCCGACCGTAATGACCCCGGGAGTCTGGTGAAAGAGATCGACATTGCTGGGGTGCGGCAGATGGTGGCCGACGGGCAGGTAGCTGGTGGGATGATACCGAAGGTGGAATGCTGCGTGCGTGCCCTCGCACAGGGCGTGCACACTGCAAGCATCATCGATGGGCGTGTCCCGCACTCGTTGCTGCTCGAGATTCTCACAGATGAGGGCACTGGCACTATGATCACTGGCTGA